In Humulus lupulus chromosome 6, drHumLupu1.1, whole genome shotgun sequence, a single genomic region encodes these proteins:
- the LOC133783580 gene encoding subtilisin-like protease SBT5.3, whose amino-acid sequence MKGKAMAPHSSVVSSSSLLSMFLIFTLLQSSLLEATEKKTYIVYMGTHSHGLNPSSDALEMATKFHHSLLGSYLGSEEKAKDAIIYSYNRHINGFAAILDEVEATEIRKHRDVISVFLSKKVKPATTRSWKFLGLERYNEVVPSQSIWKKARFGEDVIIGNLDSGVWPESKSFSEYEGIGPIPSKWRGSCQPTIGDKIHCNRKLIGVKYFSKGILTLLKMSNASIPKENFFTSRDTDGHGTHTLSTAGGSFVPRANILGFGNGTAKGGSPKARVAAYKVLWPTGDGADTLAAFEAAIADGVDVLSLSLVFPASDFLDNPISIGSFHAIMNNIVVVAGAGNDGPDPKTVNNVSPWMLTVAASTIDREFNSYVTLGNKKKLKGASLSSSSLPSQKFYPLINGADAKVAEVNPLKATFCRPNSLDPNKVKGKILICVAGDEISPSNKSHQAHLAGAVGMILINHILINDTEAETYVLPTSHLNATEGTFVYEYLNTTKNPIAYISPAKTEVRVKPSPIMASFSSRGPNPIEPALLKPDITAPGVNILAAFTEAVGPTKLTFDKRRVPFNIISGTSMACPHVSGIAGLLKTLHPDWSPAAIHSAIMTTARVQDSNKGPLLDWNKKKASPFEYGSGHVQPNRAMDPGLVYDRTIEDYVDFLCAHGIDETLLEKFTKKPYNKCPTSFNLANFNYPSIVVNNLSSQSVIITRKVKNVGSPGTYKAYVRAPNGVSIYVKPTSLKFSKIGEEKKFEIILKPKVVGKPKNYVFGQLKWSDGKHYVRSPIVVKY is encoded by the exons ATGAAAGGGAAAGCTATGGCACCACACTCTAGTGTtgtttcttcttcatctcttctcTCAATGTTTCTTATTTTCACTTTGCTTCAATCATCACTACTCGAAGCCACTGAAAAAAAG ACATATATTGTGTACATGGGAACACATTCCCATGGTCTGAACCCTTCCTCAGATGCTCTTGAAATGGCCACAAAATTTCATCACAGCCTTCTTGGATCTTACTTGGGAAG TGAGGAAAAGGCAAAGGATGCCATCATTTACTCGTATAATAGACATATTAATGGCTTTGCAGCAATTCTTGATGAAGTAGAAGCTACAGAAATTCGAA AGCATCGAGATGTGATATCGGttttcttgagcaaaaaggtgaAACCAGCCACAACTCGTTCATGGAAGTTTCTTGGATTGGAAAGATATAACGAAGTCGTTCCTTCTCAATCTATTTGGAAAAAGGCACGCTTTGGTGAAGATGTAATTATTGGAAACTTGGACAGTG GTGTTTGGCCTGAATCAAAGAGCTTCAGTGAGTATGAAGGGATTGGACCTATCCCATCAAAATGGCGTGGAAGTTGTCAACCAACCATTGGAGATAAAATTCATTGCAATAG GAAGCTAATAGGAGTCAAGTACTTTAGCAAAGGCATTCTGACACTACTAAAGATGTCCAACGCCTCTATACCTAAGGAAAACTTTTTCACTAGTCGAGACACAGATGGACATGGGACTCATACTCTTTCCACAGCAGGGGGTAGCTTTGTCCCCAGAGCaaatattttgggatttggaaATGGTACCGCTAAGGGTGGTTCTCCAAAAGCTCGTGTGGCTGCTTACAAAGTTCTATGGCCTACGGGTGACGGTGCTGACACATTGGCAGCATTTGAAGCTGCAATAGCTGATGGCGTGGacgttctttctctctctcttgttttccCTGCAAGTGATTTTCTTGATAATCCCATTTCAATTGGAAGTTTTCATGCCATTATGAACAACATTGTCGTGGTTGCCGGGGCTGGAAACGATGGACCTGATCCTAAGACTGTAAATAATGTTTCACCGTGGATGTTAACTGTGGCAGCAAGTACAATTGATCGTGAGTTCAATAGTTACGTAACTCTTGGGaacaaaaaaaaacttaag GGAGCAAGCCTTTCATCAAGTAGCTTGCCTTCTCAAAAGTTTTATCCATTGATCAATGGTGCAGATGCTAAAGTTGCTGAAGTAAATCCTCTAAAAGC TACATTTTGCCGTCCTAATAGTCTTGATCCAAATAAGGTGAAGGGAAAGATCTTGATTTGTGTAGCTGGGGATGAGATTAGTCCCTCTAACAAGAGTCACCAAGCTCATCTTGCTGGCGCTGTTGGAATGATTCTAATTAATCATATTCTTATTAACGACACAGAAGCTGAGACCTATGTTCTTCCTACATCTCATCTCAATGCCACAGAGGGAACTTTTGTATATGAATACCTCAACACTACTAA GAACCCTATAGCTTACATATCTCCGGCAAAGACTGAAGTGAGAGTAAAACCATCACCAATTATGGCTTCATTCTCATCAAGAGGACCAAATCCCATAGAGCCAGCTTTGCTCAAG CCAGATATCACAGCACCTGGAGTAAATATTCTTGCTGCATTCACTGAAGCTGTTGGACCAACTAAACTAACATTTGATAAACGTCGAGTCCCATTCAATATAATTTCTGGAACTTCGATGGCATGCCCTCATGTTTCTGGGATTGCTGGTCTTCTCAAAACACTTCATCCAGATTGGAGTCCAGCTGCAATTCATTCGGCTATAATGACTACag CAAGAGTACAAGATAGCAACAAGGGGCCATTGTTGGATTGGAACAAGAAAAAAGCATCACCTTTTGAATATGGTTCAGGCCATGTGCAACCAAATCGAGCTATGGACCCTGGACTTGTCTATGACCGAACTATTGAAGATTATGTGGACTTTTTATGTGCTCATGGCATTGATGAAACATTGCTTGAAAAATTTACTAAGAAGCCATATAATAAATGTCCCACCTCATTTAATCTAGCTAACTTCAACTATCCTTCCATTGTGGTTAATAATCTTAGTTCACAATCAGTGATAATTACTAGAAAAGTTAAGAATGTTGGCTCCCCGGGTACCTACAAGGCATATGTGAGGGCCCCAAATGGAGTTTCTATCTATGTTAAGCCCACAAGCTTGAAATTTAGCAAAATTGGTGAGGAAAAGAAATTTGAGATTATTTTGAAGCCAAAGGTTGTTGGGAAGCCTAAAAACTATGTGTTTGGACAGTTGAAATGGTCAGATGGGAAGCACTACGTTAGGAGTCCCATAGTAGTCAAGTACTAG